ATCGAACTTACAATCGATATGGGTGTCGGTTTTGTCGCCGCCTACCTGCTCGGTTTCTCGCTTCAGGAATCACTGGTAATCGCATCGGCGTTCTACGTTACCAGCACGGCGCTTGCTATCACATCGCTCATTGAGAACCGGAAGCTGATGATGCGCGAGGCGGATACTATTATCTGGCTGATGGTTTTTGATGATCTGGTACTCATCATTATCCTTGCGATCCTTTCGGTAGGCGACCAGAACATCCTGTTCTTCTTCTTAAAGATAGCAGGGGCTCTTGCACTGATGTATGCAGTTGCTCATTATGGCAAGGAATTTGTTATCAATATCCTCGACCGTTCCGATGAACTCCCGATACTCTTTACCTTCGGGGCCGTCCTTACCACAGCATCATTCTCGATGTATCTGGGCATCCCTGAAACAATGATGGTGATTGCGCTGGGGGCAGCGCTTGCAACAACCGATCCAGATGCCTTCGAGCAGCACGCCCGCCCATTCAAGGATGTTTTCCTCGTGGTTTTTTTTGTCTTTTTCGGAATTACCATCAACCTCTCCGGGGATATGAACTATTTTATCATCGGTATAATCTGCCTGCTTGCCATTGTCAGCAAGTTATTATCGGGTCTCCTGATCGGTATCTTCGTCCATGGTTCGGTGCTCTCGGGTATTGAGATCGGGGGAAATATCATCGGCAGGGGCGAGTTCTCGATCGCGATTGCCGCGCTCTATGGATCTCCCGCAGTCGCCGCCGTGATCGCAGCGATGGTTATTGTCACATCTATTGTTGGGGCATTCACCGCAAAATATACCGGCCGGTTGCGCAAGTGGTTGGCATCTCCGGGCCGGCGGACACCGCACCACCGCGGGCATTAGCAGCCATAAAAACGAAAAAGGAATATTCAGATATTTTTGATATATCGGACGGTTATTCGATCAGCACCAATCCTACTGATACGATATCGCTGTGTATGACCTTGCCGTACTCCATATTGCTGCAGGGGATCGTCTGCAGGTCCCAGCCGGCATTCCTTGCCGTGGCAAACACGTCCATTCCCGCCGCCTCCATGCTCGGGCGAACCATGTCCATGTGACGGCATTTCCTGCGGATACTCTCGTCAACCGTTCCGGCACACTCCTCCGCCACGCACTCCTCGCAGTAGATGCACGGGTACCCCCCGAATGCGAATGCCTTGTAAAACCCATCGTAAAATGCAGTCTTTTCAAGCATATGGACCGTGGTGTTCACCCAAAGGATAAGATCCTTGTAGAAGTGGTGGAAGTCTTCGGGCAGGTCATCACCGGAAAATTTCGCATGTCCCGGGACACCATCAAACCGGACGAGAAGTCCGGTATGGTACTCCTTTACCATCCGCCGCGTGTCGTCCGGCAATGGGGCATACGGGGGGCACCCGAGATGTTTTGCATAGCCCCTGCACCCGTACCGGCACTTGAACCGCACCCATTGCGAGACCACGATATCTGTTGCAGCAACCTGTTGTGCGACTGCTCCCTTTTCTTTTGCAAGGCTTGTGAGTTTTCCTATCTCGGTTTTAATGTCTGGCACCATGAGACACCTGTATGGAGAGGATACGGGCAGAAATTTATAAAGGTTTCTTCAGACCAAAAAAAATATCTAACCTTGTGTTTAAGGAACCGGGCTGACGGTATCCCGGATTTTTCCCGGTCAAAAAATTGCCAAAAAAGCTTTGGGTAATAACCGGTTTGCTTTTATTTGTAAGCCTACCGCCTTTCCCGTCCTAGCTGCCCCGTTTTTCGACGATCCGCTGGACGACAAGGCGGGAGCTGCAGAGCTCGTCATCACCATATTTCCCGATACGGACGATTCTGGCAGAAAGCCCCCGTGCCGCAAGAAGTTCCTGGAGTTTTGATTCATCGAAGTGCTGGTTGAACCCGATCGTGATGATCTCCGGGTGGATCTCCTCAATCGGGCGAAACATGTCAGACTTATCACCGAGAATGGCATGGTCGACGCACCGGAGCGCTGCTACCATCCTGCGTCGTTGCTCTTCGGGGATTATTGGCTGGGGCTTATGCTTGACGTTTGCGTCCCGTGCGATGATGACATAAAGCTCATCACCGAGTTTTTTTGACTGTTCGAGGTAGTAGATGTGCCCGGGGTGGAGGATATCAAACGTGCCCGTGGCGACGACCCGTTTCATGTCACAACCTCCATCCTGCACGGCTGGCCGTTTGCGGCAAAACAGTTCCAGTCCCTTTCAGTGTAGGGGTAGCCGATTATAATGTGGAACCGCCCTGTGCGGGGAAAAAAGCGGACGTCTGCATCCGATGGCCGGAGCACGCCGTTCGGGTGGGAATGACAGCTGCCGGCGATATGGGTGGAAAGCGGCATCATGTCAAATAAAAGGGATGCCGAATTTTCACCAGTCATAGTCCCCGGGAGCAGGGTCACCTCGTCAATAATGCCATCACATTCGGTGAGCAGGGCTACAAACTCATTGGGATGGGCGTCGCGCCCCATCTGGAGGAGGAGGTTGAGAAGGTCCTGCCGGATTCCGCGGATGGTCATGGTGTTACTTAGGATCGTGTGCTGTTCCATAAAAAAACTGTTTAAAAAAAGCGATGGGATTACTGTTCGACCTTTGCAAGTGCGGAACTGAGATCTTTTGTAAGGTCAACACCGGTAAAGGCACCTCTTGTCGGGAGCGACATTGTAAATTCCGGGGTCATGTCATACTCGACCGTAGTGTTTACCGGCACGGTAAAGTCGAGGATATGGCCACCGGTGTGCCGGTCATCGCTGATGAAATGAAGGTGATACCCAACGACATTGAGCCCCTTGAAGAAGACCGGAGTGTAGAACCCAACTACGGTTCCGGTTGCATCCGGGTATGTGTAGACCGACTGGTTCTTTGCCGCATCGGTAAGCGTGGGGTAGGGCTTGTGCTGCGCGGGTATTGCCCGAACTTTCATGGACGGGAATGTGCCATGCATTCTTACTGCATACAGCATGTTCTGCGAGGGCAGCCGGTCACCCATCGTGGAGGAGAACATGGAGAAGTTCATGGGGCGATCTGTGGTCGCCACCATGTCGCGATCAAACCAGGTTACGGTAGCCAGAGGCGTTGTTGCACTGTCTGCGACCGTATATACACCGCCGTCTGCCTTTGCCTGGAACACCTTGCCGTCCAGCACTATCATTTCGCCATCTAGCCTGTCGAACGTTCCGATGCCGAAGTCGCCATGTTTTTTGAGTTCTCCGACCGGCTGGACACCATCGAAAACACCCAGCATCAGCGCGTCAATGGTCGAGACCTGGTAGAGCGTTTCGCGATCCGTTACCGGTATCGTGTTCTTTGGCAGGCTGGTCGCTACGGCTGCGGCAAAGAAGATGATGGCAGCGGCGACCGCGATGCCGAGAAAGAATTTTTTGTCCATACCCGGTTCCCTTTGCTCACTTCTTCCCGGTCACCTTGATGACGTGGAACCCGAACTGGGACTTGACCGGCCCGATGATCTTGCCGGCGTCAGCGGCAAACGCCGCCTGTTCGAACTCGGGCACCATCTGCCCTTTGCCGAACCAGCCCAGGTCCCCCCCATTCTTGCGCGACGGGCAGGAGGAGAACCGTTTTGCAACTGCAAGGAAGTCTTCGCCATCGTTGATGCGTTTCAAGATCCTGTTTGCCTCGTCCTCGGTCTTGACAAGGATGTGGGAAGCACGAACCTGTGTGGTCATATATAGAGATGAGGGATTGATGGAATAAAAGGGTTGATGAAAGGTTTTTGCCGGGAAAATCCCCGATGGTTTTGGATATTTTCCACGAGACTGACAGCAATTCATGGGTATTTT
Above is a genomic segment from Methanoregula sp. containing:
- a CDS encoding FAD synthase, whose translation is MKRVVATGTFDILHPGHIYYLEQSKKLGDELYVIIARDANVKHKPQPIIPEEQRRRMVAALRCVDHAILGDKSDMFRPIEEIHPEIITIGFNQHFDESKLQELLAARGLSARIVRIGKYGDDELCSSRLVVQRIVEKRGS
- a CDS encoding DUF2284 domain-containing protein; this encodes MVPDIKTEIGKLTSLAKEKGAVAQQVAATDIVVSQWVRFKCRYGCRGYAKHLGCPPYAPLPDDTRRMVKEYHTGLLVRFDGVPGHAKFSGDDLPEDFHHFYKDLILWVNTTVHMLEKTAFYDGFYKAFAFGGYPCIYCEECVAEECAGTVDESIRRKCRHMDMVRPSMEAAGMDVFATARNAGWDLQTIPCSNMEYGKVIHSDIVSVGLVLIE
- the budA gene encoding acetolactate decarboxylase translates to MDKKFFLGIAVAAAIIFFAAAVATSLPKNTIPVTDRETLYQVSTIDALMLGVFDGVQPVGELKKHGDFGIGTFDRLDGEMIVLDGKVFQAKADGGVYTVADSATTPLATVTWFDRDMVATTDRPMNFSMFSSTMGDRLPSQNMLYAVRMHGTFPSMKVRAIPAQHKPYPTLTDAAKNQSVYTYPDATGTVVGFYTPVFFKGLNVVGYHLHFISDDRHTGGHILDFTVPVNTTVEYDMTPEFTMSLPTRGAFTGVDLTKDLSSALAKVEQ
- a CDS encoding Mov34/MPN/PAD-1 family protein, coding for MTIRGIRQDLLNLLLQMGRDAHPNEFVALLTECDGIIDEVTLLPGTMTGENSASLLFDMMPLSTHIAGSCHSHPNGVLRPSDADVRFFPRTGRFHIIIGYPYTERDWNCFAANGQPCRMEVVT
- a CDS encoding cation:proton antiporter; the protein is MEGIVLALFVCLVLAIITKYLSIPPIPFYILGGVLLGKSGLSLVASSEISHFFSQMGLIFLLFFMGLELKLDRIAQNPSTVITSGVIELTIDMGVGFVAAYLLGFSLQESLVIASAFYVTSTALAITSLIENRKLMMREADTIIWLMVFDDLVLIIILAILSVGDQNILFFFLKIAGALALMYAVAHYGKEFVINILDRSDELPILFTFGAVLTTASFSMYLGIPETMMVIALGAALATTDPDAFEQHARPFKDVFLVVFFVFFGITINLSGDMNYFIIGIICLLAIVSKLLSGLLIGIFVHGSVLSGIEIGGNIIGRGEFSIAIAALYGSPAVAAVIAAMVIVTSIVGAFTAKYTGRLRKWLASPGRRTPHHRGH
- a CDS encoding peptidyl-prolyl cis-trans isomerase; this translates as MNCCQSRGKYPKPSGIFPAKTFHQPFYSINPSSLYMTTQVRASHILVKTEDEANRILKRINDGEDFLAVAKRFSSCPSRKNGGDLGWFGKGQMVPEFEQAAFAADAGKIIGPVKSQFGFHVIKVTGKK